The genomic DNA GGGTGGTTAGTGGCAAAAGACTGTGTGGGGTTGCCCACAGATAGGATAGAAATTAATAATGTCTAGAACCATTTTGTACGGAGATAGttcaagaaaaaaagggaaatagATTGGCAGTTGGAACACAAAAGAAAATAGACAAGCCGAAATATAGAAAAGgaataagaaaaagaaacatcCCATTGCACTCCAAATTTTGATATCTTTATTTTGTCTGCACTTCATGTTGGTCCCTGCAGATACACGCCTCCCCCAGAGCTCCATCAAATAAAATGAAAAAATAGATGatatctttctttctctttcttcatgaAAGAACTTGAGTTTGATTGATTGTCAAAGGAACCCGCCCCCTTCGCAGCCTTTTTTTGGTATCCCCTTTCAAGTTGCTGAAGAAAACTTTTTTATTTATTCATTCGGTTTCCTTAAGCCATGATAAGAGACAAGAGACGTAACCCGACCGACCATATTAAACCCCTGGAGAAAAACAACGCATTTACTTCCTCATCGAAGACGCCCGGCGCTTGCGGATCTCGTCACGCTTGGCCTTCTCCTCGTGGACACGGCCAGCGAGGAGCTTGGAGTACTCGTTACTGTATACTTATTAGTGATTCCCGTAACGCGCAGATATTCGTAAGGGTGAACCGGGGACTTACGCAGCCTCGCGAGAAGCCTCCGCGCGACGGCGCTTAAGGGCCATGCGGTGGCGCTTGTGCTGGAGACGCTGGGGAGTGACCAGACGCTGGATCTTGGGGGCCTTGGTGTATTCGGGTTTGCCCTCCTTGGTGACGGTACGGCGGATGACGAACTTGCGGACGTCGTCCTTCTTGTCGAGGCCGAAGAAGCGGCGGATCTTGGTGGCACGCTTGGGACCGAGACGCTTGGGGACGACGGAGTCGGTCAGACCGGGAAGCTCACCCTCACCCTGCTTGACGATGGAGAGGGCCAGGACGGCAAGGTCGAAGTTGGTGATGGCACCACGGACGGACTTGCGCTTGCGCTCACCAGTGCGGCGGGGGCGGTAGCAGCTATTGACGAGCAATAATCAGCCTCTGTCGCAtttctccttctttgtaTTCCTTCCAAAATCTTTTTGCCGTGTTGTGTTGGGTTCGGAGTCGAATTTACCTGTGGCCATCGCTAAGGAGCAGGCGGGTACGAGTGGGAAGGAGAACTGTAGAGTCGATGAGTTTCCGTTCGATGAGACGATTTCCGTTTGGTTTGTCGGTCGCTACATACCACCCTGCTTCATGGGGAAACCTAAAGACGAATCACCGTTAGCCAACCATTCCCCAACACACCCTTTTTCTTGCTAGATCGCATGAATAGTCGTACCTTGCTTGTCGTTACCACCGGTGATCTTGAAGACGTAACCCTTGAATTCGTCACCGAGAGAGTCGCCGGGAATCTAAAGACATCGAAGAAATCCCAATCAGCCTTCCATTCATCAAACCGTATACGTTGCAAATGCTCCATCCGGTCGTGTCGAATTCTCTCcctttcctcctcttcctgtaTCCCCTTTTGTATCTCTTCCCACAAATCAAAACGACAGAGGGCTGGCACTAACTTCGGTTCCCATGCGCTTCTCCATGAAGGGACGGAGCTTGCGCTCGTCATCGACCTCGATGATCTTCTGCGACCCATTGGCCGGGTAGGAGACGTTGAGCTTCATCTTGACTTGACGGGAGCTGCGCGGTCAAGACAGAGGCGCGGGTTACGGTTTTGTCGACAGGTCGGAGATGTTTTCTTCAAGTCGTCGGAGTTCTTGTCTCGCGCGGGTGGGATTTTTGGGGCTTGTTGGTGTAGCGAGATTTCCGCTGTGTGGGCGGCTGACTCAGACTGCACTAGGCGGTTTTGGGCGCTAGTGCCGGGAGGTAGGGCTTCTTATGTAAGCACCCCTACAAGTACAAAAGTAGCCAGGCACGAGGGCAAGAAGAAATGAATAGAAATCAGAATTTAAACGAAATAATGAAGTAGGAGTACTATCCGAATGACGGTGACAGATATGCTGTCTAGCACCAGTGAGTGGTATGGTGAACTTTGGAACGCCTTATCCGGATGAGGACTCCGCGGCATCAACTCcatactacagagtacaccgTCGCAGACAGCCAAGTTCAGTTAGTCGGTTTTCGTAGTATCGGACTACTACGATAAGCTATTGCACCTGGTATTCTGCTTTCAATAAAAGTCGTCAAATGTGGAGCGATCAAACCCCAGGTATCAAGAAATCAGCCGGTTAGTACTGAACATCTACCAGGTTGACCAACACATACAGAAATATATATCGAGCTGATCAGCTTTAATAAATAATTATACTACGGAAAATGTAATATCTGGATTTACTGTATGCGGAAAACTAAGACAGTCTGCTACGAGAGGATGGAGCAGAAACCAGAGCAGAAGAGAACTACGGATGATGGAGTGAGAATTATCGAGGCCTACTTGCTGACAAGGAAAAATTAATAACAGGCGGAGTGCCATACTCCAATACGAGCCACTATACGGAGTGCAGAGTACTATAATCCCAACGTTGGTAAGCTCCCGGGTCTGGGCCACCAAGTGCCTCATTCGATAGATCCGTTCATCAGCGCCAGCACCAACTCAAATGCTGCACTATAACGGTCACGATATGACCCGCTGATGCATGAGCATCAATAGTGACCTACAAGGATGCCATGGATGGCCGATAACATTGCGGAGATGTCAAAGAGCACTAGTAGTGTACGTATCACGCAGCTACCAAAATCAATCTCCAGTTACAGACCAGCATATTAGGCAGTGAAAATCAGTCAAAGCGCCTACAATAACAACAGCAGAATAGCCGAGTCTGAGTCGAGCCACAAAATCATGGGCGCAAGCTCGTCCGTCCTTTGTCACATGGCTCTATGTGACTTCTTTGTTCTCTGAGAACGGGGGTTCCCAAAGCAGTACCTCTAGTGAGAGGACAAAGAAAGAGCACATGGTGGAGAGTGTTATGATTCTGGTCTTTGCATTTGGATTTGCAGTTGGGGTCATGGCGTTACCGTCTCTGCGATTGATATGTATGCATGCATACTGAAAAGAGCATGGCAAATACGGACGTTTGAGCAAGGTTAAACTATTCACCTCTGTGTGACCATACAAATTGGTGTTATTGCAGTCATATGTGACACGAGGTTCAACTTTGCTTGAACCGTGGATGTCTACCTCCAATCTACGAGTGTCTTTGTCTTGTGCGCGCTGCGAGACTGTTGTCGAGTCTCACAACAGGGCGGGATGTGATCCGTACCAGTCTTTCGGGTACATGAAAGATGATATAATGAGGAGTTGATGAAAGAAGACAATATGCTTGAAAGGGTAAGGACGGGCTCTTTGAGAGACTAATCGCAGCTTGGTTCACGAGGTGATACATCCCTGGGGTATTGTGGCTTAATGTCAAAGAGTTGCTTGACCAGTACGGTGCAAGATCGAAACTAGTGACTTCAGATTGAACCACGATGCGTTAATAGGACTGCCTAGAGCTCAGTCTTTGTCGAGCGGTGCTAGATGTTGATTACAACATATTGGCGTGACCTAAACACCAGTTGAAGCTGAAAGACTAGACGAAGATCGCTGTCAAGATATCAGTTCTTCGAAAATACCCGTGCTGGGCTTGGGACTAAGTCCGACATAATCATGAGACGATGGGGTGGAGCAATCTATCGGGAGGGGCAAATTAGCACAGAATAACAGAGATAATAACACATTATGTCTCATAGCAGCCGGATGAAAACTGACACCTGAGAGAAAGCAAACCATCATTCTGAACAGCCCGAATGAGACTGTGTCATGCTAGTTTCCGATCGAGGTTGACTGACAAGTTCCTCAGACAAGTAAAAGGGACTCTGCAGATAAGACGTAAAGTCATTGAAGTCATTGTCGATTGACGTACAAGACAACCAgacaagaaaaggagaagacaGGGCAGCCGGCACCCGACACGAATCAAACACTGGCAGTGTGAATGGATGGGTGGTAGGATGGTACTGCCGGATACTACGACAGGACACTTGGGTCGATGGCCTGTGTTGACTTCATGAAACAATCAGTGGACAAACTGAGCGAGACATTGACCAAATAAAACCAAACCAGATTTCGGGTTGTTGGAAGCCTCGTGGTATGTTCCATTGCACTGGAACCAGGAGAATGCTCAGTGCAACGTCTGCAGGATAGAAGTTGTGGGGAGGGTAGTAGTGAATTCTGCAGAACTGAAATCGAGATGGTGCCACGAGTGTCTGCAACGGTACAAACGATGGAATCATGACTGCACGTCCCAAAAGGAGAGAAATTAGTGTAGTTGTCAAGAAAATGAAGGTAATTAAGCCCAAAAAGGAATAGTTCGATGCTAAAACGAGCAAACGAAACAAAAAATCCTCCCAAAATCTCTCCGCCCGGGTTGCGATCGGCCGCCCCGACGGAACCAATCAGATCGGGCTGGAACATGCCGATGGACGATCATTGGACGGGGGATCCCTGCAGATGGCCGCATGCGGGCCAAACGAGACAAAGAAACGCTAAAAAAACAATGACACTTCTGTCACGCACAAGTACCAAGTATCTTCGTACTGTCAGTCTACTGTCAATACTGCTGCCAGTACTACTgccagtacagagtactggtAGACGCTTCAGGAAAGACCATTAGATAATCACTGGACTATGGATATGGATTATGGAGACAGGAGCCTATACCACTGTTATGGTTACTCTGAAATGACAAAATCTGTCGGCAAATCAATCACATCACAGACCAAAAAGAGGCCTCCGAGAACAAAGACCGGCCAAGCCGTAAAACAACGCCGCAAGTGATAGTGATATCCCCGACAGAGACAAAGGACTTGAAgggggagaaaaaaagaaataaagaaaGCCTCCAATCCGGCTGTGTTTCCCGTCGTATTCAtttcctccttttcttttcttttctttttgttatTATTATCCCTACCATATTTGCTTTTCCTCTCTGGAGTTAGAAAGGAAAGCAAAGcagccaaaaaagaaaaaaaagcgaGATACATATATGAAAGAAGAAGTAATAAAGAACTATTCCTTCGGGTCTGGACGTTGTATGACCTTATAGTCGGGtttgtctttttctttcttctctctctcgctccctctttctcttccatcTCTCTTCaaccttttttcttcttgtctcTTTCATCTATGTCACTACCTCGTCTTTCTTTCATCCTTCGTCGTCATCCCAGTGCTCATCTTTTGTTTAAATGTCTTACGATCGAGTGCTCCCCGTGCCTGCTGCTCTACACCATGAGCCCGCTCAAGTTGTGCTTCCTCCTAGACAGACCAGTAACCTCCTCGAGCACAAGATCATGAACGACGATTACTCTCACAAGGTCGCTATGATGGACCGTTCCCAtcattctcttcctctttctcatcatcagtattcctctcctcctccctcgCACGATGGATACGCCAATTCCCTGCCCCAGATCCATCTCTCCTCCATCAACCGCGCCAAAGTCGCCTACAACCACATGGCCTCCAGTGGTCTAGAGTCCTACAAGCCTATCGCCCCGTTACCATCGGCCAAGGAAATTCCCATTCGAGAACGCTCCTCTTTCTCAGATCGATCTGGCTCCTCCAGCCCAGGCAAATCATCGAGTCCCAGAGAGCTGCAaccgcagcaacaacagcaacccgCGGCTCAGTTTTGTCTCTGTCAACCCGACCCCAAGATTCCTAGACCCCGTAATGGTGAGTGACTAGTTCTGGAAAGTCTCAGAACGAAAGACTGACTGCGATGATCCTAGCCTTCATTCTCTATCGCCAACACTATCAAGCTGCGGTGGTAGCTCAGAATCCCGGCCTGGCTAACCCGGATATCTCCAAAATTATCGGTGAGCAATGGAGGAAACTTGCTCAGGAAACCAAGGATGAGTGGAAGGCTCTCGCAGAGGTATGGAGCTGAGAAACCCAATCACAACCCTAACAAACTCTAATATCGGATTAGGAGGAAAAAGCTCGCCACCAGCAGCAATATCCTGAATACCGGTATCAGCCTCGTCGATATGGCCGTGATGGGAACCTCCGCGGTAACGGCGCCGGTGTCACACAAACCGCTTCCGGCTCGACAGTTTGCAATAAGTGCGGTGGTCGAATCATGAATCCGCCAGTCTCGCCAGACGCTCCCTTCACATCAAACGGATCTTCTGCTTCCGGTAACGGGACCTTTCACACCAACACCTTGCCTGTCCGTGGCTATCAGTGTCGTACCAAAGATGCTGATCGGCCTCCAAACCCTATTCGATTTGGCAGCAACGGCGAGCCCCGGCCATCCCGTTCGCGACAATGGGAAGAGGATGGATCTCGATCGCCAGATTCGAAGCGTCGACGCTTCAACCCATATCCATTCAAGACAAACCTTCCCCGTGAAAAAACTCCGGACTCGCCATACCCGGTGTCTCCGTACACTTCACACTCAGACTCGCGAGGCgccaccagcaacagcatGCTTCACATGTTGCATCCTCCACGGCCGCATCCCAATATGAAAACTCATCAGCCTCCACATGATCCCAGCCTGAAGCTACCACCATTACAAACGACCGCTTCAGCTCCCGGGATCATGACCCCAATCACGCCCTTTTCCCAGAATGGATCGAGCTTGGAAAGCACTGTCATGACCATCCCGTTCCTGAATAAGATCAAAGTTCTCGCCAAGATTTCGCCTCCGCTGGCTCCCACACTCAGGGATGCttctcaacagcaacaaagGGGTCCAGTGATTGCTGTTGATGGACAGGATCCAGCGTTGGTGAAGGTCACGGTGGAGTATCTGGAAGGCGCTTTGCAAAAGGAAGGGAAATACAATGTCCGGACATTCGAAGGGCCAGAGGTCCGTCCCCGCGATACGTCTTCAGAATCAGGGCAGATGAAGGATGCCACTGTGGATTACCTCGACACCATTTCTGCATGGCACCGTATCTCAGACGAGATTATCAACTTCGTCCGGCCGTCCGCCGGGTCTCCTGTGATGAACCCAGCCGACGAAGAGTCCCAGTCCGGTGTCTCGCCAAAGACTATCCTCTCCGAAGCAGCAAACTTGCGAAT from Aspergillus chevalieri M1 DNA, chromosome 1, nearly complete sequence includes the following:
- the RPS6 gene encoding 40S ribosomal protein eS6 (COG:J;~EggNog:ENOG410PHTT;~InterPro:IPR014401,IPR018282,IPR001377;~PFAM:PF01092;~go_component: GO:0005840 - ribosome [Evidence IEA];~go_function: GO:0003735 - structural constituent of ribosome [Evidence IEA];~go_process: GO:0006412 - translation [Evidence IEA]), which encodes MKLNVSYPANGSQKIIEVDDERKLRPFMEKRMGTEIPGDSLGDEFKGYVFKITGGNDKQGFPMKQGVLLPTRTRLLLSDGHSCYRPRRTGERKRKSVRGAITNFDLAVLALSIVKQGEGELPGLTDSVVPKRLGPKRATKIRRFFGLDKKDDVRKFVIRRTVTKEGKPEYTKAPKIQRLVTPQRLQHKRHRMALKRRRAEASREAANEYSKLLAGRVHEEKAKRDEIRKRRASSMRK
- a CDS encoding putative HMG box transcriptional regulator (COG:K;~EggNog:ENOG410QDNX;~InterPro:IPR009071,IPR036910;~PFAM:PF00505,PF09011); this encodes MSYDRVLPVPAALHHEPAQVVLPPRQTSNLLEHKIMNDDYSHKVAMMDRSHHSLPLSHHQYSSPPPSHDGYANSLPQIHLSSINRAKVAYNHMASSGLESYKPIAPLPSAKEIPIRERSSFSDRSGSSSPGKSSSPRELQPQQQQQPAAQFCLCQPDPKIPRPRNAFILYRQHYQAAVVAQNPGLANPDISKIIGEQWRKLAQETKDEWKALAEEEKARHQQQYPEYRYQPRRYGRDGNLRGNGAGVTQTASGSTVCNKCGGRIMNPPVSPDAPFTSNGSSASGNGTFHTNTLPVRGYQCRTKDADRPPNPIRFGSNGEPRPSRSRQWEEDGSRSPDSKRRRFNPYPFKTNLPREKTPDSPYPVSPYTSHSDSRGATSNSMLHMLHPPRPHPNMKTHQPPHDPSLKLPPLQTTASAPGIMTPITPFSQNGSSLESTVMTIPFLNKIKVLAKISPPLAPTLRDASQQQQRGPVIAVDGQDPALVKVTVEYLEGALQKEGKYNVRTFEGPEVRPRDTSSESGQMKDATVDYLDTISAWHRISDEIINFVRPSAGSPVMNPADEESQSGVSPKTILSEAANLRIGSPKGSENGSAGMSSPSPTTSSSSPIALVPRYQLTTADAFACSVPIHDSYAPLDHWQWMASLWRACVGPDITVYIRECEKDELDRLGGNPVEVRLHDARTVVVRKATGTPKGLEEKVLRRVGFEIEDFLTQ